The following are encoded together in the Malaya genurostris strain Urasoe2022 chromosome 3, Malgen_1.1, whole genome shotgun sequence genome:
- the LOC131436583 gene encoding uncharacterized protein LOC131436583 yields MAFMLVAPCVAMVAMFIVLVIMLILRCGGRLGLRHHALPDRNELEEHTYDQKVSYA; encoded by the coding sequence ATGGCGTTTATGTTGGTGGCTCCTTGCGTCGCCATGGTGGCCATGTTTATCGTTCTTGTCATTATGCTTATTCTGAGATGCGGTGGTCGCCTTGGTTTGCGCCATCACGCTTTACCGGATAGGAACGAGCTCGAGGAGCATACCTATGACCAGAAGGTTAGCTATGCCTGA
- the LOC131439252 gene encoding PAN2-PAN3 deadenylation complex subunit PAN3: MDPIFFSPPNGVPSESKLATYMSRQNVSTPTYGLSSGLSKLNLDSPISIKKSQVTPQSPEFIPTNRLNTSSSPNFYSSYSILGSNGTTGTGGIVGVGGNSVIASSNGATVVVAGTGAASVVQSQTTQLSSVATTIVPTGVGGGGGGGGGGIGNGATGSSGAKSQASSYGSSILGSSLGSSSTYAVTPIKGRSLLRNESPQSTNTSPRITPQPSPPPIATNIHQENVGGTTYFYPTAANHQLTPSSTVNTTENTFVHVTSSQINLSYSHPGHVYPGPASNVVNMQPKAQVSMAYFLQDELRNDILTRNETVNSIETECQDLPLEVENYHSLCLLESLPVHPKLPLPSSTYKATHHLTGVKYCLRRLHGFRLQSTKCMQFVDMWKKLQHTNVVQLREVFTTKTFADNSLVIVYDYHPGSQTLLSKYFIPSAESTNGYTDPFSGEARPFSHKSSLHRTAANTLLPENEIWSIIIQLTAGLRAIHQAGLACRTLDPTKIIITGKRIRFSCVAISDIATYEPNQPNPMSVVSHHQQDDLTALGKLILALACRSLQSVQRDQIQNSVELISRHYSSDLRNIVLYLLSSSNRRSVTEIMPMIGARFYVQLDALQAQCDIQEDELAKEMENGRLYRLLVKLGTVNERPELNLDVTWSETGDRYMLKLFRDYVFHTVAEDGRPWLNQSHIVQCLNKLDAGTMEKVQLMSRDEQSVLVVTYAELKHCLEQAFSELVTAATV, from the exons AGTCGTCAGAACGTTTCCACGCCAACGTATGGGTTGTCCTCGGGCCTCAGCAAATTGAACTTAGACTCTCCTATATCGATTAAGAAATCCCAG GTGACACCACAGTCGCCAGAATTCATTCCAACCAATCGTCTGAACACCTCATCATCACCAAACTTTTACTCATCGTATTCGATACTCGGCAGCAACGGCACCACAGGAACTGGTGGGATCGTGGGTGTTGGAGGCAACAGCGTGATAGCGTCCAGTAATGGGGCAACGGTGGTCGTTGCGGGGACCGGTGCAGCGTCCGTTGTCCAGTCCCAGACAACACAGCTTTCATCGGTGGCGACGACGATCGTGCCGACCGGCGTAGGTGGTGGAgggggaggaggaggaggaggaatcGGAAATGGAGCAACCGGCAGTTCCGGTGCGAAGTCTCAAGCGAGCAGCTACGGGAGCAGTATCCTGGGAAGCTCGCTTGGCAGTAGTTCAACCTATGCCGTCACTCCGATCAAGG GGCGAAGTTTACTACGTAATGAATCACCACAAAGTACTAATACATCTCCTCGTATTACGCCTCAACCATCACCACCACCAATTGCCACCAATATTCATCAA GAGAATGTCGGTGGTACGACGTATTTTTATCCGACCGCAGCAAATCATCAATTAACACCGAGTAGTACCGTTAACACGACTGAAAACACATTTGTCCATGTAACAAGCTCACAAATTAATCTAAGTTATTCGCATCCAG GACATGTCTACCCGGGACCCGCGTCGAACGTTGTCAACATGCAACCGAAGGCACAAGTATCGATGGCGTACTTCCTACAGGACGAACTGAGAAACGATATTTTAACTAGGAACGAAACAGTGAATAGTATTGAAACCGAGTGTCAAG ATTTACCTCTAGAAGTGGAGAACTACCACTCGTTATGTCTGTTGGAATCTTTGCCAGTCCATCCCAAGCTACCACTACCGTCATCCACCTACAAAGCAACACACCATTTAACTGGCGTAAAATACTGCCTTCGACGTCTTCACG GTTTCCGTCTGCAGTcgaccaaatgtatgcaatttgtCGATATGTGGAAAAAGCTACAGCACACGAATGTAGTACAACTACGAGAAGTATTTACTACCAAAACCTTTGCGGATAATT CCCTGGTGATAGTGTACGATTATCATCCCGGTTCCCAGACGTTACTGTCGAAATACTTCATCCCCAGCGCCGAGTCAACGAACGGATACACCGACCCTTTCTCCGGCGAAGCACGGCCCTTCAG TCACAAAAGTTCCCTGCACCGGACGGCTGCCAACACGTTGCTGCCGGAAAACGAAATCTGGTCAATTATCATCCAGTTAACTGCCGGACTTCGAGCGATCCACCAGGCTGGCTTGGCCTGTCG AACACTGGACCCAACCAAAATTATAATCACCGGCAAGCGGATACGATTCAGTTGTGTGGCGATATCCGACATCGCCACGTACGAACCTAACCAACCGAATCCCATGTCTGTCGTCAGTCATCATCAACAG GATGATTTAACGGCCCTAGGAAAACTGATACTAGCTCTTGCCTGCCGAAGTTTGCAATCCGTGCAAAGAGACCAGATTCAGAACAGTGTTGAGCTCATATCGAGGCACTACTCGTCGGATTTGCGGAATATTGTACT ATATCTTCTCTCGTCGAGTAACCGACGCTCAGTGACGGAGATAATGCCGATGATCGGTGCCCGCTTCTACGTACAACTCGATGCATTACAAGCTCAATGTGATATTCAAGAAGACGAGCTGGCAAAGGAAATGGAGAACGGCCGGCTCTACCGACTGCTGGTCAAGCTCGGTACCGTCAATGAACGACCTGA ACTTAATCTCGACGTCACGTGGTCGGAAACGGGTGATCGTTACATGCTGAAACTGTTTCGTGACTACGTCTTCCATACCGTCGCGGAGGACGGCCGTCCTTGGCTGAACCAGTCTCACATCGTGCAGTGTCTCAACAAGCTGGACGCGGGCACCATGGAAAAA GTCCAGCTGATGTCACGTGACGAACAATCAGTATTAGTAGTAACTTATGCTGAACTGAAGCACTGTTTAGAGCAAGCATTTTCCGAACTGGTTACAGCGGCCACCGTGTAA